The following proteins are co-located in the Haliotis asinina isolate JCU_RB_2024 chromosome 13, JCU_Hal_asi_v2, whole genome shotgun sequence genome:
- the LOC137259493 gene encoding filaggrin-2-like, translating to MTGVEADACTVDGLRPQLTPAEENWDTRSRWQYGIDSAEENWNTRSRWQYGIDGAEENWNTRSRWQYGIDGAEENWNTRSRWQYGIDGAEENWNTRSRWQYGIDSAEENWNTRSRWQYGIDSAEENWDTHSRWQYGIDSAEENWDTRSRWQYGIDSAEENWDTRSRWQYGIDSAEENWNARSRWQYGIDSAEENWNARSRWQYGIDSAEENWNARSRWQHGIDSAEENWNTRSRWQHGIDSAEENWNTRSRWQHGIDSAEENWNTRSRWQYGIDSAEENWNTLHFLNFTKKF from the exons ATGACAGGTGTAGAAGCCGACGCTTGCACAGTAGATGGTCTCAGACCACAGTTAACCCC TGCAGAAGAGAACTGGGACACCCGTTCACGGTGGCAATATGGTATTGATAGTGCAGAAGAGAACTGGAATACCCGTTCACGGTGGCAATATGGTATTGATGGTGCAGAAGAGAACTGGAATACCCGTTCACGGTGGCAATATGGTATTGATGGTGCAGAAGAGAACTGGAACACCCGTTCACGGTGGCAATATGGTATTGATGGTGCAGAGGAGAACTGGAATACCCGTTCACGGTGGCAATATGGTATTGATAGTGCAGAAGAGAACTGGAATACCCGTTCACGGTGGCAATATGGTATTGATAGTGCAGAAGAGAACTGGGACACCCATTCACGGTGGCAATATGGTATTGATAGTGCAGAAGAGAACTGGGACACCCGTTCACGGTGGCAATATGGTATTGATAGTGCAGAAGAGAACTGGGACACCCGTTCACGGTGGCAATATGGTATTGATAGTGCAGAAGAGAACTGGAATGCCCGTTCACGGTGGCAATATGGTATTGATAGTGCAGAAGAGAACTGGAATGCCCGTTCACGGTGGCAATATGGTATTGATAGTGCAGAAGAGAACTGGAATGCCCGTTCACGGTGGCAACATGGCATTGATAGTGCAGAAGAGAACTGGAATACCCGTTCACGGTGGCAACATGGCATTGATAGTGCAGAAGAGAACTGGAATACCCGTTCACGGTGGCAACATGGCATTGATAGTGCAGAAGAGAACTGGAACACCCGTTCACGGTGGCAGTATGGTATTGATAGTGCAGAAGAGAACTGGAATACCTTGCACTTTTTAAACTTTACT